The Anabaena sphaerica FACHB-251 genome includes a window with the following:
- the bioU gene encoding (S)-8-amino-7-oxononanoate synthase BioU, which produces MNTQPIRVGVLGFGGLGQAAAKLLSSKREMILVAAADQKGYAYSTESLNTEACITTYQKQGTVGYLEPVGTLSNNSIQDLIQATGNAVDGYFLALPNLPNDFIPNVAKQFIQAGWKGVLVDAIKRTSAVEQLLSMKDELQAAGITYMTGCGATPGLLTAAAALAAQSYAEIHNVVITFGVGIANWEAYRATVREDIGHMPGYSVETARAMTDAEVEALLDKTNGVLTLENMEHADDVMLEITGICSRDRVTVGGVVDTRNPKKPLSTNVKITGRTFEGKISTHTFTLGDETSMAANVCGPAFGYLKAGQELHQRGISGLFTAAEIMPKFVK; this is translated from the coding sequence ATGAACACACAACCTATCCGCGTCGGAGTTCTCGGTTTTGGTGGACTCGGACAAGCAGCCGCAAAACTCCTCTCCAGCAAACGGGAAATGATTCTCGTCGCAGCCGCAGACCAAAAAGGCTATGCTTACTCCACAGAAAGCTTAAACACCGAAGCTTGCATAACCACCTACCAAAAACAAGGTACAGTCGGCTATTTAGAACCAGTCGGGACATTAAGCAATAACAGCATTCAGGATTTAATTCAAGCCACAGGTAACGCTGTAGATGGTTATTTTCTGGCTTTACCCAACCTGCCTAACGACTTTATCCCCAACGTCGCTAAACAATTCATCCAAGCTGGTTGGAAAGGTGTGCTGGTGGATGCTATCAAACGCACCAGTGCAGTTGAACAACTCCTGTCCATGAAAGATGAACTCCAAGCCGCCGGAATTACTTACATGACTGGCTGTGGTGCTACCCCTGGACTATTAACCGCCGCCGCCGCTTTAGCTGCCCAAAGTTACGCCGAAATTCACAATGTAGTAATTACCTTTGGTGTGGGAATTGCTAACTGGGAAGCATATCGCGCCACAGTTCGGGAAGATATTGGTCATATGCCCGGTTATAGTGTGGAAACAGCTAGGGCGATGACTGACGCAGAGGTAGAAGCATTACTAGATAAAACCAACGGTGTGCTGACCTTGGAAAACATGGAACACGCCGATGATGTGATGTTAGAAATAACGGGAATTTGTTCACGGGATAGAGTGACAGTTGGTGGTGTAGTTGATACCCGCAACCCCAAAAAGCCTCTCAGTACCAATGTGAAAATTACCGGACGCACCTTTGAGGGTAAAATATCCACCCACACCTTTACATTAGGCGATGAAACCAGCATGGCGGCTAATGTGTGCGGTCCCGCCTTTGGTTATTTAAAAGCTGGTCAAGAATTACATCAACGTGGCATTTCCGGCTTATTTACCGCAGCGGAAATTATGCCTAAGTTTGTAAAATAG
- a CDS encoding BrnT family toxin: MKFEWDENKATKNLSKHGISFEEAKTVFKDPLYIDFYDPDHSVDEERYLIVGESNQGRLLIVSYTERTNSIRLISARLVTRTEREAYEQG; encoded by the coding sequence ATGAAATTTGAATGGGATGAAAATAAAGCCACAAAAAATCTGTCAAAACATGGAATTTCCTTTGAAGAAGCCAAAACAGTTTTTAAAGACCCACTCTATATAGATTTCTACGACCCAGATCATTCTGTAGATGAAGAACGTTATCTTATAGTTGGAGAGTCAAATCAGGGACGCTTATTAATTGTGTCCTATACAGAAAGAACAAACTCTATTCGTTTAATTAGTGCCAGACTTGTAACACGAACCGAACGAGAAGCTTATGAACAAGGATAA
- a CDS encoding type II secretion system F family protein, protein MPTYLARVRDSQGKSRTAKFVADSLTDARTNLRDKGFIVQDLKESQTFASRFNLEKFQNSFVKVSVKDKAVFSRQFAALVNAGVAIVRGLGVLSEQCSNPKLKKALIEICNDVQTGINLSDSMRKHPDCFDGLYVSMVQAGEIGGVLDEVLNRLAKLLEDMARLQNQIKSAMSYPVVVGFLATAIFVGMTVFLIPIFANIFKEIGVELPALTQFLMTCSEILRSYWSFVIIAGFMAASFAYKQYYKTRVGKETIDRLSLKVPLFGDLIQKSSVARFSRTFGSLTRSGVPIITCLEIVRDTSGNQVIANAIDAARREVQEGGMISDALKKGEVFPAMAVQMMMIGEETGELDGMLMKVADFYEDEVEQAVKSMTSVLEPLMIVVLGGMVGTILLAMYLPMFKVFEKLG, encoded by the coding sequence ATGCCAACCTACCTTGCCCGTGTTCGGGACTCTCAAGGAAAATCCCGAACTGCAAAATTTGTGGCTGATTCTTTAACAGATGCACGCACTAATCTCAGAGATAAGGGTTTTATAGTTCAAGATCTAAAAGAATCTCAAACTTTTGCTTCTCGCTTTAATTTGGAAAAATTTCAGAATTCCTTTGTTAAGGTTTCTGTGAAAGACAAAGCAGTATTTTCTCGTCAATTTGCTGCCTTGGTAAATGCAGGTGTAGCAATTGTTAGAGGTTTGGGTGTGCTGTCAGAACAGTGCAGCAATCCGAAACTAAAAAAGGCTCTGATTGAGATTTGTAATGATGTGCAAACTGGCATTAACCTTTCCGATTCTATGCGGAAGCATCCTGATTGCTTTGATGGATTGTATGTGAGTATGGTTCAAGCTGGGGAAATAGGTGGTGTATTAGATGAAGTATTAAATCGTCTAGCCAAACTATTAGAAGACATGGCGCGATTACAAAACCAAATCAAATCTGCTATGTCTTATCCAGTGGTAGTCGGTTTTTTGGCAACCGCTATCTTTGTGGGTATGACGGTTTTTCTAATTCCTATTTTTGCCAACATTTTCAAAGAAATAGGAGTAGAGTTACCAGCCCTCACCCAATTCTTGATGACTTGTAGTGAAATATTACGAAGTTATTGGTCTTTTGTGATTATTGCTGGCTTTATGGCTGCCAGTTTTGCCTATAAGCAGTATTACAAAACCCGTGTAGGTAAAGAAACTATTGATCGCCTTTCTCTTAAAGTTCCCCTGTTTGGTGATTTAATCCAAAAATCTTCGGTTGCTAGATTTAGCCGTACCTTTGGTTCTTTAACTCGTTCAGGTGTACCCATTATCACTTGTTTGGAAATTGTGCGGGATACATCAGGAAACCAAGTTATTGCTAATGCTATAGATGCAGCCCGTCGAGAAGTTCAAGAAGGGGGAATGATTAGTGATGCTTTGAAAAAAGGCGAAGTTTTCCCAGCTATGGCGGTTCAGATGATGATGATTGGGGAAGAGACAGGGGAATTAGATGGAATGTTGATGAAAGTTGCCGATTTTTATGAAGATGAAGTAGAACAGGCAGTTAAATCAATGACTAGTGTATTAGAACCTTTAATGATTGTGGTTCTTGGGGGGATGGTAGGTACGATTTTGCTGGCAATGTATCTACCGATGTTTAAGGTATTTGAAAAGCTCGGTTGA
- a CDS encoding type II toxin-antitoxin system VapC family toxin produces MTRYILDTNVVMRFCNPSDVQHHLATEAISRLLAQGDECLLTAQILVEFWVVATRPFEVNGLGWTVEKTRNTIHQLRQRFPLLEESEYIFPNWLNLVTTNKVMGKRTHDVRIIAVMLDQLLV; encoded by the coding sequence ATGACGAGATATATTCTTGATACTAATGTTGTGATGCGCTTCTGTAATCCTTCTGATGTTCAGCATCACCTCGCAACAGAGGCTATATCTCGCTTACTCGCACAGGGAGATGAATGTTTGCTGACAGCGCAAATACTCGTTGAGTTTTGGGTTGTAGCTACGCGACCATTTGAAGTTAATGGTTTGGGGTGGACTGTGGAAAAAACCAGAAACACAATACACCAACTTCGTCAGCGTTTCCCATTGCTGGAAGAGTCTGAATACATTTTTCCCAATTGGTTAAATTTGGTAACAACTAATAAGGTAATGGGTAAACGTACTCATGATGTGCGTATTATTGCCGTTATGCTTGATCAACTTCTTGTATAA
- a CDS encoding RNA-binding domain-containing protein has protein sequence MRIKDQNSIREILAECKVTPSENLENEEVEFKEYKNIKSLHNESQKLAEEISALANWKGGIIIVGVKDSNNVDNMNWGSQLVGFESGDVIEIQQRIKGNIKPYFDIMAEYLDFETKDYLVIHVPQRRDSLITTASGKTCIRDGRSSRPMNPDEIRQAVTNLRNYDWSADILELDVFSSLNPVAIDEAYEDHCNRKKYSPESKPDKNAFLEAIGATSNGSLTKSGLLFLGKSVVIKKWLGVYEYRFSWKTRTGQLIINEVREECIWNSVKLAKKCFGVCNVKLELKFRDKTYQVPILDDIAFHEAFINAIVHRDYSIDGMISVDFDSTEMIITNPGNFYGGVTSDNIAIHHPRHRNKALAKLMMEFQLVDRAGMGVKRMGLGSLMYGREFPKFQESFNSVEVIMQAESVLPGIFVVTQEKPDNYGLIDLIIINSLYRKGAISVNEVIQRVSGVSRNGWLDVKESVERIEQVELCGNKDGIFIRVNPTWNEFFEIRKAFFVQMLTSEKHVKLYEYLMEVGEASNEDITYLLGHKNSTYTSAFLRESKYVYRTGKSRSSRWFLKN, from the coding sequence ATGAGAATTAAAGATCAAAACTCAATAAGAGAAATATTGGCAGAATGCAAAGTAACACCAAGCGAAAATCTTGAAAATGAGGAAGTTGAATTTAAAGAATATAAAAATATTAAATCCCTACACAACGAATCTCAGAAATTAGCTGAAGAAATATCAGCATTAGCCAACTGGAAAGGTGGAATTATTATTGTTGGAGTTAAAGATAGTAATAATGTAGATAATATGAATTGGGGGAGTCAACTTGTTGGGTTTGAAAGTGGAGATGTTATTGAAATTCAGCAAAGGATAAAAGGAAATATAAAACCTTATTTTGATATAATGGCTGAATATTTAGATTTTGAAACAAAAGATTATCTCGTTATTCATGTTCCTCAAAGACGTGATTCTTTGATAACTACAGCAAGTGGAAAAACTTGTATTAGAGACGGTAGATCAAGCCGACCTATGAACCCTGACGAGATTAGGCAAGCAGTCACTAATTTACGAAACTATGACTGGAGCGCAGATATCCTTGAGCTAGATGTGTTTTCTTCTTTAAATCCTGTAGCAATAGATGAAGCTTATGAAGATCATTGTAATAGAAAAAAATATTCTCCAGAATCAAAGCCGGACAAGAATGCTTTTTTAGAAGCAATTGGGGCAACAAGCAATGGTTCTCTTACCAAGTCTGGTCTTTTATTTTTAGGCAAGTCGGTTGTTATTAAAAAATGGCTGGGTGTTTACGAGTACAGATTTAGTTGGAAAACTCGAACAGGTCAACTTATCATAAATGAAGTGAGGGAAGAATGTATTTGGAATTCTGTAAAATTAGCTAAAAAGTGTTTTGGAGTATGTAATGTTAAGCTAGAATTAAAGTTTAGAGATAAAACGTACCAAGTACCTATTCTTGATGATATCGCATTCCATGAGGCTTTCATCAATGCAATTGTTCATCGTGACTACTCCATTGATGGAATGATCTCTGTTGACTTTGATTCAACAGAAATGATAATTACTAATCCAGGTAATTTTTATGGTGGTGTCACATCAGATAATATTGCGATTCATCATCCAAGACATCGAAATAAAGCTCTAGCCAAACTCATGATGGAGTTTCAACTTGTTGATAGAGCCGGAATGGGTGTTAAGAGAATGGGGTTGGGTTCACTCATGTATGGTCGAGAGTTTCCGAAATTTCAAGAATCTTTTAATTCTGTAGAAGTTATTATGCAGGCAGAATCAGTTTTACCTGGAATATTTGTTGTGACACAAGAAAAACCTGATAATTACGGTCTGATTGATCTAATTATAATCAATAGTCTATATAGAAAAGGTGCAATTTCTGTTAACGAAGTAATACAAAGAGTCAGCGGAGTTTCAAGAAATGGATGGCTTGATGTAAAAGAATCTGTTGAAAGAATAGAACAGGTAGAGTTGTGTGGTAACAAAGATGGTATCTTTATAAGAGTTAATCCAACATGGAATGAGTTTTTTGAAATTAGGAAAGCATTTTTTGTTCAGATGCTAACTTCAGAGAAACACGTCAAATTATATGAGTATTTAATGGAAGTAGGAGAAGCCTCAAATGAGGATATAACATATCTATTAGGACATAAAAATAGCACTTATACAAGTGCATTTTTAAGAGAATCAAAATATGTTTATCGTACTGGTAAATCAAGAAGTTCGCGCTGGTTTCTTAAAAATTGA